A stretch of DNA from Gammaproteobacteria bacterium:
CACGACCATTGGCATGGGCCACGATGATGGATCCGGGACGAATCTGGTCAAGGACAGTGTGAACGATTCGTCCGGCACTTTCTGTGCGGCTGGGGTCAGCGGTCACGACATTCCATTGAATGGGATAAAGTCCGGCATCGGTTACGCTCTTGAGAGCTTGCGTATCGCAGGTGCCGTAAGGAAAGCGAAAACTCGTAGGAACGCGGGGAATCCTCTCCGCCGCTGCTGCACTGAAATCAGCTGCGCAGGGCAGTTTCAACAAATGTTCCCGTAATAATTCATACTGAGCCTGGGTCCAAAAAATTTGATCCAGGCGCTCATCTCCCTGAATTACTCTCAAATTACCGTGGTTCCAAGAATGGTTGCCAATCTCGAAGAGAGGATCGGCAATGAGTTGCATGGCTTTTTCCGGATGGGTACGAAGCCATTTACCTCCCGCAAAAAAAGTCGCCCTGGTCTGTTGATCACGCAGGATGTTTACCAATTTAGCGTCATAACCTGTCACTTCGGTTGATTTTTCACATAAATCGAAAGTGAGGGCGACCAATTTTTCGTTTCCCTTTGGAATAATGTAACGAATGGAACGGGTAAACTCGTGTGGCAGGGGAGGTAATAAATAATCTGGCCGCTTGCGTATTGGTGGAGTATGCACAGCGCCTAAGCTTACATAAATTGTTCTGTCGGAAAGGTTCCCGCGCAATGCCTCCGGTCCCCAGCAGGCCTCCAGCAAGGAATGCGCTCCCGGCCTTGGTTTTGGTGCAGGGTCGGAAGAAAAAAAATCCACAGGCGATTGACTTTCCCGCGTCGCCTCTTCTTTCGCTGCCAGACGAGAGAACATCGAGAATGCGACAACCGCTACCATGACATGCCAACGTACTGTCATCTAAATTCGGCGCGGAAACCCCAGGCTTCAGCCATGGTGAGGAAGCGCCGTCCTCCTGTTATTTGACTTTAGATAACCCAAGTTGCCACCTATCCGTAGTTACGAGGTTTCCGCTACAACGCCCACAGTGGAATGCGGTCTCAGGTGTATAGGTGACAACTTGGGTTTAGATATGAAAAAGTTATCGGTCTTTCCCGGCTGTCAACCCTTATGGGTCTGGTCAATTACCCCGCCCAAAAGGACAGGGCTTGCGGCTGCACTCGGACGGTTCCTTGTCGTCATCGTGCGCCACGATAGGCTAATTGACATTAGCCCTTGCCGCGATAGTGATCGCCGCGTTTTTATCCGCATTCGCAACATGTCCACAGCAGATACATTGAAAACAGGATTGCGCGGTGCGCTATCCCTCCCCGGCATTTATGCCGGGGCTTCTCGCCCAATTCGGGTGACGCGAGTCTTGCGACCCGGCTCCTAATATTTTTATTGCATGGATTCCATATATTCGACCACGAGTTGCGGATTGCAATTATCCTGATATTGATTTACATCCAGACGATAAGCTAGACGAAGATGAAATCTGGGCCTGGGAAAAAAACAATCAGGGTAATTGACGTAATTGAAAACAATGGCATCCAAGGGTTTTGATCCCTCTGTGGAGCAAACCCGAAGCTTGAGATGACGTTCCCCCATCATCCGGCTATCGAGGCACTGGAAAACTCCGTCGAAGATTGGTTCGGGAAAACCTTGACCCCAAGGCCCGCCACTGCGCAGGATTTCGGCAAGTTCCAGGCTAAAATCATCGGGTTTAAGCGCACCATCGGAGAAAATCACTCCATGGAGATCTTCTGGAGCCAGGCGACGGCGAATTTCTGCGTCGAAACTAGTCGCAAAGTCCGATAACTGGTTTTTGGGAATAGTCAACCCCGCTGCCATGGCGTGGCCACCAAAACGACAGAACATTTTTGGATGTGCGGTCGCAATGGATTCCAGAATGTCACGGATGTGCAATTTGGTAATCCCGCGTGCGGATCCCCGTAGTTCCTGTTCCCCTCCCGGAGCAAAGGCGATAACCGGACGGTTAAATCGATCCTTGATGCGTGAGGCAAGAATGCCAATCACTCCGGGATGCCAGGCTGCGTCGTAGAGCACGAGACCCCAGGGTAGTTCCGCTTCCGCGTCGAGTTCAAGACGCTCTAGCTCTTCAAGTGCCTGGTCCTGCATTTCCGCTTCAATGGCACGCCGTTCGCGGTTTAGCGTATCCAGGCGCACCGCGAGCACATGGGCTTGGGTGGCATCATCCGCAAGCAGGCATTCCACGCCAATGGTCATGTCTTCGAGGCGTCCTGCCGCGTTAAGTCGCGGCCCGACAAAAAAACCGAGATCCGTGGTAGTCACTCGTTCAGGGGCACGTTCCGCTACCGCCAATAGCGCCGCGATTCCGGGACATGCCATCCCCGCGCGGATCCGTGCCAATCCCCTAGCTACCAGGATACGATTATTATGATCCAATGGCACTACGTCCGCCACGGTCCCGAGGGCTACCAAATCGAGCAAAGCACCAAGGTTAGGCTCGGCACGGATTCCCTCAAACCAGCCCCGCGCACGTAGATGTGCGCGTAAGGCCAACATCACATAAAAAATGACTCCAACTCCGGCCAGGCCCTTGCTCGGGAAATCATTATCAGGACAGTTAGGATTGACCACAGCATCGGCAACCGGCAACTCTAGGCCAGGTAGGTGGTGATCGGTAATCAATACCCGTATCCCCAACGCCCGCGCCGCCGCTACGCCTTCAATGCTAGATATGCCGTTGTCCACAGTCACCAGCAAGTCGGGAGAAAAACGCGCGGCCACCGCCACAATCGCCGGAGTGAGTCCGTAACCGTGGATAATGCGGTTTGGGATAACATAATCTACATTTCGCGCTCCCATAGCCCGAAGGGCACGCACCACTACCGCGCAGGAAGTCGCTCCATCGGCATCAAAATCCGCCACGATTACAATGCGCCAATTATTCATCATCGCTTCCTCCAGCAACGCGACCGCCGTATCTACACCCTTGAGTTGTTGCAGAGGTAACAAATTCTTGAGGGATCGATCCAGCTCTTTGGCGTTGGTCAGATTCCGCGCCAGGTAAACTCGCCTGAGGACAGGATGGAGAGAATCGGGCAGGTCGTGGTCGAGCTTGGACAGGGAACGACGGCGGATAGTTTTGGTTGTTAAACGCAATGGATATTACTCAGTGAGATTTTGCCGTGGCGGTATTCAGATCGATTGCCAAATCTATTGCATTGTGCTTGTGGATATTACTCGGTTGCTTGTGTTCTTGAGTTAAACTAGGCGTAAATCACACCACGCCTTAAAGGCAGGGGCTTTAATTAAATCAAGAGATTTACCAACTCAAATCTAAAACATCGGATTACAGACTTTTACGGGCTGAAAGCCTGGAAAGAACGGTGTTTTTATTCGACGGTTGCAAAACCGTCTCCTTTCCTCCACGCCCTCAAGGGCGGGGTTTCTCGGAGATACTGATGAAACATTCGTATTCGTGGAGCGTATCATGGCTGGTGCTTCTTTTTTTAATGCTGACCGGTTGTGGACCATCGGGCAGTTCTTCGTCTGGTACAAGTGCCAGCTCAAGTGGTGGCTCAAGCGCCAGCTCAAGTGGTGGATCGAGTGGCGGATCGAGCACCAGTTCAAGTGGTGGCTCAAGCGGCGGTACAACCCCAACACCTTCTTTAGACAATGTTAGCTTTACCATTACCCCTACTCCAGATCCCAATGTTTGGACGGCTCCAGGAAATTTTAATCTGGATGCGAGTGCAACCACAGCAGCAGAAAGCTATGAGTGGTCGGTTGCCGACAGTAGCGCCAAAGAGGTGCTCACTGCCTCCGGCGTGAAGACTTCAATCGGCTTGCAAAGCGAAGGAACTTATACCGTTACCTTGACCGCAACCGATTCGGTCGGGAAGAAAGGAGTTGCGAAGAAACAAATTACCTTGAGTCCCGCAAATCCATTACAAAGAGTTACCTTTAACATCAACCCTCTCGATTCTGGCTGGATGGCCCCAGGGAGCTTCGGGTTGGACGCAAGCGCTACTCCTAATGCCGTGAGTTATACCTGGTCGGTTAAGGACAGTAGTGGAAAAGAGGTACAAACCGCATCTGGCGTGAAAACGTCGATAGCCTTGCTGAATCCAGGAATTTATACGGTCGAGCTGACGGTTGCCAATGCAGCAGGGACAAAGGAAGTAGCAACAAAGCAGATAACCCTGGAGCAGATAAATGTCAAGTTTGACATTACCCCGGATGCTGGCTGGGTGGCACCAGGAACGTTTATGCTGGATGCAAGTGCTTCCACCAAGGCAGAGAGCTATGAATGGTTGGTTGAGGACAGTGCAAAAACTCAGCAAGTAACGGCCTCCGGCGTGCAGACTTCAATAGCCCTGTTAAACCCGGGAACTTATACGGTCCAATTGACGGTGACCGATACCGCAGGGAAGACAGGTGTGGCCAAAAAACAGATTGTCTTGAATTCAGCGACTGCGACGCAAAAAATTAAATTTACCATTGACAGCACACCCTTTCCTAAAAAGTGGGAAGCTCCAGGAACCTTCAAGCTCGATGCGAGTGAAACCACTCCGCAAGCAATAAAATATGATTGGTCCATCAGCAATACTACCGATAGCACCCAGGTTATTCCTCCTGCATCCGGCATGACGACCTCTATTGCCTTATTAAAACCTGGAACCTATACGGTCAAATTGACGGTTACCAACGCCGCAGGAACAACCGCAGAGACAACCCAGCAGATTACCCTAACTCAATCATCATTAAGCGTCGATTTCACTGCGACTCAACCGGAGAATTCCTATGATGTGCATGTGGAGGCTAACGCCAAAAAGCCTGACGGCAATACCGCCAGCAACGTTTCTTATTCGTGGGCAGTGCTAAAGATAAATAGCGATAACAGTGAAAATAATGTATTAAACGGGGTGACAGGACAAATTGCTAATTTAACGTTGCCATCCGCTGGTCTCTACGCCATTGTGTTAACGGTAACTGACAACACCGGCAATAAGTTCACGAGTAGAAAATATTTTAACGTGCAGGAAAATAGCCCCCTCACAGCATTAATCACCGCACTAACTTCAACTAACGGTCCAGCTCCCTTGAGCGTTCTCCTAGACGGTTCTGGGTCAAAACCTATAGCTGGTTCCAGCATTGCCACGTTTGAATGGACGGCGGTCGATCAAGCGGGTAATTCAGTAAATTTAACTGGAACTGGCAGCAGTGGCAGCAGTGGTAGTAGTGGCAGCAGTGGTAGTAGTGGCAGCAG
This window harbors:
- the recJ gene encoding ssDNA-specific exonuclease RecJ, encoding MRLTTKTIRRRSLSKLDHDLPDSLHPVLRRVYLARNLTNAKELDRSLKNLLPLQQLKGVDTAVALLEEAMMNNWRIVIVADFDADGATSCAVVVRALRAMGARNVDYVIPNRIIHGYGLTPAIVAVAARFSPDLLVTVDNGISSIEGVAAARALGIRVLITDHHLPGLELPVADAVVNPNCPDNDFPSKGLAGVGVIFYVMLALRAHLRARGWFEGIRAEPNLGALLDLVALGTVADVVPLDHNNRILVARGLARIRAGMACPGIAALLAVAERAPERVTTTDLGFFVGPRLNAAGRLEDMTIGVECLLADDATQAHVLAVRLDTLNRERRAIEAEMQDQALEELERLELDAEAELPWGLVLYDAAWHPGVIGILASRIKDRFNRPVIAFAPGGEQELRGSARGITKLHIRDILESIATAHPKMFCRFGGHAMAAGLTIPKNQLSDFATSFDAEIRRRLAPEDLHGVIFSDGALKPDDFSLELAEILRSGGPWGQGFPEPIFDGVFQCLDSRMMGERHLKLRVCSTEGSKPLDAIVFNYVNYPDCFFPRPRFHLRLAYRLDVNQYQDNCNPQLVVEYMESMQ
- a CDS encoding hypothetical protein (Evidence 5 : Unknown function); its protein translation is MKHSYSWSVSWLVLLFLMLTGCGPSGSSSSGTSASSSGGSSASSSGGSSGGSSTSSSGGSSGGTTPTPSLDNVSFTITPTPDPNVWTAPGNFNLDASATTAAESYEWSVADSSAKEVLTASGVKTSIGLQSEGTYTVTLTATDSVGKKGVAKKQITLSPANPLQRVTFNINPLDSGWMAPGSFGLDASATPNAVSYTWSVKDSSGKEVQTASGVKTSIALLNPGIYTVELTVANAAGTKEVATKQITLEQINVKFDITPDAGWVAPGTFMLDASASTKAESYEWLVEDSAKTQQVTASGVQTSIALLNPGTYTVQLTVTDTAGKTGVAKKQIVLNSATATQKIKFTIDSTPFPKKWEAPGTFKLDASETTPQAIKYDWSISNTTDSTQVIPPASGMTTSIALLKPGTYTVKLTVTNAAGTTAETTQQITLTQSSLSVDFTATQPENSYDVHVEANAKKPDGNTASNVSYSWAVLKINSDNSENNVLNGVTGQIANLTLPSAGLYAIVLTVTDNTGNKFTSRKYFNVQENSPLTALITALTSTNGPAPLSVLLDGSGSKPIAGSSIATFEWTAVDQAGNSVNLTGTGSSGSSGSSGSSGSSGSSGNSIFGEKVTMVFTGVGEYIVSLKVTDASDTTKTATTHQLIKVDSSSTSTTGSVVAFTVKVLASVADTVILDANGSHMNKPILKYDWKAGNFSASGAVTTMVLPGSGIPYTIILTISDSDGVELTGSQLWPQ
- a CDS encoding peptidoglycan-N-acetylglucosamine deacetylase, which encodes MTVRWHVMVAVVAFSMFSRLAAKEEATRESQSPVDFFSSDPAPKPRPGAHSLLEACWGPEALRGNLSDRTIYVSLGAVHTPPIRKRPDYLLPPLPHEFTRSIRYIIPKGNEKLVALTFDLCEKSTEVTGYDAKLVNILRDQQTRATFFAGGKWLRTHPEKAMQLIADPLFEIGNHSWNHGNLRVIQGDERLDQIFWTQAQYELLREHLLKLPCAADFSAAAAERIPRVPTSFRFPYGTCDTQALKSVTDAGLYPIQWNVVTADPSRTESAGRIVHTVLDQIRPGSIIVAHANGRGWNTAAALSTLIPELRARGYRFVTMKELLFAGQPVAADDCYENKPGDTLRYDQLFGRGTE